From Sphingomonas bisphenolicum, one genomic window encodes:
- a CDS encoding C40 family peptidase produces the protein MSGVVERARALVGVPFRLHGRGRAGLDCVGLAALAMGREAHCAYGLRSGDIGRAEGWLRAAGLRPVEIGEPGDLALVRPGPLQLHLMIGTGAGFIHAHAGIGRVVEMPGASPWPVIGWWRAA, from the coding sequence ATGAGCGGGGTAGTCGAGCGCGCGCGGGCGCTGGTCGGCGTGCCGTTTCGGCTGCACGGGCGCGGTCGCGCGGGGCTGGATTGCGTCGGGCTGGCGGCGCTGGCGATGGGGCGGGAAGCGCATTGCGCCTATGGGCTGCGCAGTGGCGATATCGGGCGGGCGGAAGGCTGGCTGCGGGCGGCGGGGTTGCGGCCGGTGGAGATTGGGGAGCCGGGCGACCTGGCGCTGGTGCGACCGGGGCCGTTGCAACTGCATCTGATGATCGGAACCGGGGCGGGGTTCATCCATGCCCATGCGGGAATCGGGCGGGTGGTGGAGATGCCGGGCGCGTCGCCATGGCCGGTGATCGGGTGGTGGCGGGCAGCATGA
- a CDS encoding DUF2163 domain-containing protein, producing MSDVERLSQPLNTLAFCWRIERRDGVTIGLTSHDRDLDIGGLTYRAAPGMTPSAVRNGIGLDGEDSDVAGALSSDAIGEADLMAGRWDGAALELRLTQWEVLGEALGEEAGALWLLLARGEIGAVARKGGAFTAELLGAAAVLSGPVTPSTSPDCRARLGDAACRVDMAGRRRIVAVGSVDDVDVAVGGLAAGAYAFGALRWLTGANAGLTQAVVDNGADGLVLADPPAFAVTAGTLALLTEGCDRQLATCAARFGNALNFRGEPYLPGMDLLTRYPGA from the coding sequence ATGAGCGATGTCGAGAGGCTAAGCCAGCCGCTTAATACGCTGGCCTTTTGCTGGCGGATCGAGCGGCGGGACGGGGTGACGATCGGGCTGACCAGCCATGACCGGGATCTGGACATAGGCGGGCTGACCTATCGCGCCGCGCCGGGGATGACGCCGTCGGCGGTGCGCAACGGGATCGGGCTGGACGGCGAGGATAGCGATGTCGCAGGCGCGCTGTCGAGCGATGCGATCGGCGAGGCGGACCTGATGGCGGGGCGCTGGGACGGGGCGGCGCTGGAATTGCGGCTGACGCAGTGGGAGGTTTTGGGGGAGGCTTTGGGAGAGGAAGCGGGCGCGCTGTGGCTGTTGCTGGCGCGGGGCGAGATCGGCGCGGTGGCGCGCAAGGGCGGGGCGTTTACGGCCGAATTGCTGGGCGCGGCGGCGGTGCTGAGCGGGCCGGTGACGCCGTCGACCTCGCCCGATTGCCGGGCAAGGCTGGGCGACGCGGCGTGCCGGGTCGATATGGCCGGGCGTCGGCGGATCGTAGCAGTAGGGAGCGTCGATGACGTCGATGTGGCGGTCGGCGGATTGGCGGCGGGAGCCTATGCGTTCGGCGCGTTGCGCTGGCTGACCGGGGCCAATGCGGGGCTGACGCAGGCGGTGGTCGACAATGGCGCGGACGGGCTGGTGCTGGCCGATCCGCCGGCCTTTGCGGTGACGGCGGGGACGTTGGCGTTGCTGACCGAAGGGTGCGACCGGCAATTGGCGACCTGTGCGGCGCGGTTCGGCAACGCGCTCAATTTCCGTGGAGAACCCTATTTGCCGGGGATGGACCTTTTGACCCGCTATCCCGGCGCATGA